Proteins encoded by one window of Salicibibacter halophilus:
- a CDS encoding TIGR01440 family protein translates to MSAKSFSEVLGDLLHELNAQAQLSPKSLLVIGASTSEIAGERIGSAGSEEIAADVYSVIERFREKIGCSVAYQGCEHINRALVIPRDYAEKHDLEIVTVVPCRRAGGSLATYAYARGDDMVVVEGVQADAGIDIGATLIGMHLKHVAVPVRGSEASIGHAPVTMARTRPKYIGGPRASYPGPGV, encoded by the coding sequence GTGAGTGCCAAATCCTTCTCGGAAGTTTTGGGGGATCTTTTGCATGAATTAAACGCCCAAGCACAACTATCCCCGAAATCCTTGCTCGTCATTGGTGCGAGTACGAGTGAGATTGCTGGCGAACGGATAGGCAGTGCGGGTTCCGAAGAAATTGCGGCAGACGTTTATAGCGTGATTGAACGATTTCGTGAAAAAATAGGATGTTCCGTCGCTTATCAAGGGTGTGAACACATCAACCGTGCCCTTGTTATTCCCCGTGATTACGCAGAAAAACATGATTTGGAGATCGTAACGGTCGTTCCTTGCCGCCGTGCAGGCGGATCGCTCGCGACGTATGCATATGCCCGCGGGGATGACATGGTTGTTGTGGAAGGTGTCCAGGCGGACGCGGGCATTGACATTGGCGCAACGTTGATCGGGATGCATTTGAAGCATGTTGCCGTCCCGGTGCGCGGCAGCGAAGCTTCTATCGGCCATGCTCCCGTGACGATGGCACGCACGCGTCCAAAGTATATTGGCGGCCCGCGCGCGAGTTATCCTGGTCCCGGTGTGTAA
- the prmC gene encoding peptide chain release factor N(5)-glutamine methyltransferase produces the protein MQNNNEQGMPAPPPRVSEALQWASSFFQKIGLEKKAAEYLMQDLLQLESVSYHLHLRERLGNEQWKQYQKWTERHGEGEPVQYITGAAYFYGRRFSVNPFVLIPRHETEELVEAVLTKAKQRMDRPTIADVGTGSGAIAVTLALEWPEATVSALDVSREALAIARENGDELGASSVEFLEGNMLAPLRQQGRTTDVIVANPPYVTTREWRSLSSLVREHEPRQALDGGADGLYFYRKLAEDLPDTLAEDGLAFFEIGELQGPAIMLLMEQQLPEADVDILQDINGKDRFVMIER, from the coding sequence ATGCAGAACAATAACGAACAGGGGATGCCTGCCCCGCCCCCGCGTGTATCGGAAGCCCTGCAGTGGGCTTCGTCTTTTTTTCAAAAAATAGGGTTGGAAAAAAAAGCGGCGGAATACCTCATGCAAGATTTGTTGCAATTAGAAAGTGTCTCTTACCATCTCCATTTAAGGGAACGCCTTGGCAATGAGCAGTGGAAACAATATCAAAAGTGGACAGAACGTCATGGCGAAGGCGAGCCGGTCCAATATATTACAGGCGCTGCCTATTTTTATGGCCGCCGCTTCAGCGTTAATCCATTTGTATTGATTCCGCGCCACGAAACAGAAGAGCTCGTGGAAGCCGTTTTAACGAAGGCAAAACAACGAATGGATCGGCCGACGATTGCAGATGTCGGAACGGGAAGCGGAGCCATAGCGGTCACACTCGCCCTGGAGTGGCCTGAAGCAACAGTATCGGCTTTAGATGTGTCCCGCGAAGCACTGGCGATTGCCAGGGAGAATGGAGATGAGTTAGGGGCCTCCTCCGTGGAGTTTCTCGAGGGAAACATGTTGGCTCCCTTACGGCAACAAGGACGGACGACGGATGTTATCGTGGCCAATCCCCCTTACGTTACGACCCGTGAATGGCGATCGCTTTCATCGCTCGTACGGGAGCACGAGCCCCGGCAGGCGTTGGATGGCGGAGCAGATGGCTTGTACTTTTACCGGAAATTGGCGGAAGATTTACCCGATACGCTTGCCGAAGATGGTTTGGCTTTTTTTGAAATCGGTGAACTGCAAGGTCCCGCAATTATGCTGCTCATGGAACAACAGTTGCCCGAAGCGGATGTTGATATCCTGCAGGACATCAATGGCAAAGATCGTTTCGTGATGATTGAACGGTAA
- a CDS encoding manganese efflux pump MntP — MAETISMLLLATVLGMDAFSMAMAIGFQSFRIHAIRASMVVGLFHVFMPLVGIWIGHGLANIYSLDVVYFIAGVILVWIGLQMMVSSRKSKEKPILKLHGIGLFLFAFIVSLDSFSIGISLGIFGAETLAVIFAFGLTSAVLTWTGLMLATLTRDHVGRWGELLGGVVLLLYGLNTIRPLFMGL; from the coding sequence ATGGCCGAAACGATCAGCATGCTATTATTGGCAACCGTACTAGGGATGGATGCGTTTTCAATGGCAATGGCAATCGGTTTTCAATCTTTTCGCATTCATGCAATTAGAGCAAGCATGGTAGTAGGCTTGTTTCACGTGTTCATGCCACTTGTTGGTATTTGGATTGGTCATGGATTGGCAAATATATACAGCCTGGATGTGGTGTATTTTATCGCGGGAGTTATTCTTGTGTGGATTGGGCTTCAAATGATGGTTTCAAGCCGTAAAAGCAAAGAAAAACCAATCTTGAAATTACATGGAATAGGCTTATTTTTATTTGCATTCATCGTTAGTTTGGATAGTTTTTCCATTGGGATCTCGCTTGGAATTTTTGGTGCTGAAACATTGGCGGTTATTTTCGCTTTTGGCTTAACGAGTGCCGTCTTAACATGGACGGGGCTGATGCTTGCAACATTGACTCGCGATCATGTCGGTCGTTGGGGCGAATTATTGGGTGGGGTGGTTCTTTTATTATATGGATTAAATACCATTCGTCCCCTATTTATGGGTTTATAA
- a CDS encoding low molecular weight protein arginine phosphatase gives MAVKRVLLVCTGNTCRSPMAEALLSAKETGIEVKSAGMQALGGSPAAPHARIVVREHGATLDEHHAERLTESLLEWADHVWTMTQVHAMQLQQQYPEHEHKMATLASASGHDEDIHDPVGGDLDEYRRTAAQINQMLERILEPKGGRAGDKSPLQR, from the coding sequence ATGGCCGTAAAACGGGTCTTGCTCGTTTGTACGGGCAATACTTGCCGCAGTCCGATGGCCGAGGCGCTGTTATCTGCAAAAGAGACAGGCATTGAAGTGAAATCAGCAGGTATGCAAGCCTTGGGAGGCAGCCCGGCTGCTCCGCACGCGCGCATCGTTGTCCGTGAACATGGAGCCACGTTGGACGAGCATCATGCTGAACGACTAACAGAATCATTGTTGGAGTGGGCGGATCATGTATGGACAATGACACAGGTGCACGCGATGCAATTGCAACAACAGTATCCGGAGCATGAACACAAGATGGCAACGTTGGCAAGCGCCAGTGGCCATGACGAAGATATCCACGATCCGGTTGGCGGTGACCTTGATGAGTATCGCCGGACCGCAGCACAAATCAATCAAATGCTTGAACGCATACTAGAACCAAAAGGGGGAAGGGCGGGCGATAAAAGTCCGCTGCAAAGATGA
- a CDS encoding ArgE/DapE family deacylase, with protein sequence MKQAQAIDWLKAILRTNTVNPPGNEERVAEQLEELFFEYGIQTERVPYADGRTNLIATLKGDGSTDKVLGLCGHMDVVPTGDRKWSYEPFAAEEKDGKIYARGACDMKSGLMACVMAMIQLKEAGIKLAGDVKLLATVGEEAGAVGAKQLVEEAYADDLDAMIIAEPTGSNIVVTHKGALWVAITCYGKTAHGSRPHKGVNALVHMNEIMNALLSERFQMPFSRDALLGEPTSSMNVISAGGNTNVVPDSCTLKLDIRSVPSQNHNDIVADIQNVIDEVKENLPDLQAEICVENDLPPMQTAPDHAFVDFLLDFYESETGERKTPRGMSGYTDGSQFMKNKEGFPIVIWSGIQGSTAHQPNEYVDIAEYLRTIDLFKAVTQKYLR encoded by the coding sequence ATGAAACAAGCACAAGCAATCGATTGGCTGAAGGCTATTTTGCGAACGAATACGGTTAATCCACCTGGGAATGAGGAACGGGTAGCTGAACAACTTGAGGAACTATTCTTTGAATATGGCATTCAGACCGAACGGGTCCCTTACGCTGATGGGCGCACGAATTTAATTGCCACTCTTAAGGGGGATGGAAGTACGGACAAGGTGCTGGGGTTGTGCGGCCACATGGATGTGGTGCCGACAGGCGATCGGAAATGGTCCTATGAGCCATTCGCTGCGGAAGAAAAGGATGGAAAGATTTACGCGCGTGGAGCCTGCGACATGAAAAGTGGTCTCATGGCATGTGTCATGGCCATGATCCAATTAAAAGAAGCAGGTATCAAACTAGCGGGCGATGTGAAACTATTGGCAACTGTAGGAGAAGAAGCCGGGGCTGTCGGTGCAAAGCAACTCGTTGAGGAAGCGTATGCCGATGATCTCGATGCCATGATCATTGCTGAACCGACGGGATCGAATATCGTTGTCACCCATAAGGGTGCGCTCTGGGTAGCAATCACTTGTTACGGAAAGACTGCTCATGGCTCGCGCCCACACAAAGGGGTGAATGCATTGGTACATATGAATGAAATCATGAATGCCCTTCTTAGTGAACGTTTTCAGATGCCGTTCAGCCGTGATGCCCTTCTCGGTGAACCTACCTCTAGCATGAATGTCATTTCCGCAGGCGGAAACACGAACGTCGTTCCCGATTCCTGCACGTTAAAGCTGGATATCCGCTCTGTCCCGTCGCAAAATCATAACGATATTGTTGCAGACATACAAAACGTCATTGATGAAGTTAAAGAAAACCTCCCGGATTTGCAAGCGGAGATCTGTGTTGAAAACGATTTGCCTCCAATGCAAACGGCACCCGATCATGCTTTTGTTGATTTTTTATTGGATTTTTATGAATCGGAAACAGGCGAGCGAAAAACACCCAGGGGAATGAGTGGCTATACCGACGGTTCTCAATTCATGAAAAATAAAGAAGGCTTTCCAATCGTTATTTGGAGCGGCATTCAAGGAAGCACCGCCCACCAACCGAATGAATATGTAGACATTGCAGAGTACTTGCGGACGATTGATTTGTTCAAGGCTGTCACACAGAAATACTTGAGATGA
- a CDS encoding L-threonylcarbamoyladenylate synthase codes for MSCQQTEHLSVDNYVDEKAFRDCVEKAAKILRAEELVAFPTETVYGLGANGLSTRAVQKIFTAKGRPSDNPLILHIGSLAQLGPLLREPISVYAEKLIEHFWPGPLTLIFPASDRVPSVVTGGLDTVAVRMPAHRLAREIIAKAGVPIAAPSANRSGKPSPTRAEHVREDLDGRVAAIIDGGSTGYGLESTVVDVSNREASPRILRPGGITEEGIEETLGVSISMEGSERKKDNVRAPGMKYRHYSPDTDVELVEGSSAVMQARIDEARMHGKRAAAAITSDRADKISADRILVLGDGTDLQTISSHLYDHLRAVDKMDVDVLFVQTFTETGLGKAIMNRLYKAANP; via the coding sequence TTGAGTTGCCAACAGACGGAACACTTGAGTGTGGATAACTATGTTGATGAAAAAGCTTTCCGGGATTGCGTGGAAAAGGCAGCGAAGATCCTGCGCGCAGAGGAGCTTGTTGCTTTTCCGACAGAAACGGTTTACGGTTTGGGTGCCAACGGATTATCCACACGGGCTGTGCAAAAAATTTTTACCGCCAAAGGACGCCCGAGCGATAATCCGCTTATTTTACATATTGGTTCATTGGCCCAATTAGGCCCGCTGTTACGCGAGCCTATTTCGGTTTACGCTGAAAAATTGATCGAACACTTTTGGCCGGGTCCTTTGACGCTTATTTTTCCCGCGAGTGATCGTGTGCCGTCGGTGGTCACGGGTGGTCTTGACACGGTGGCCGTGCGCATGCCTGCGCACCGGCTGGCGCGTGAGATTATAGCAAAAGCGGGTGTACCTATCGCGGCTCCGAGTGCGAATCGTTCAGGGAAGCCGAGTCCAACGCGAGCGGAACATGTGCGCGAGGATCTGGATGGACGTGTGGCGGCAATTATTGATGGGGGAAGCACCGGGTATGGATTAGAGTCCACCGTCGTGGATGTAAGCAACCGCGAGGCGTCTCCGCGAATTTTACGGCCGGGTGGCATTACAGAAGAAGGAATTGAAGAAACACTCGGTGTATCAATTTCCATGGAAGGCAGTGAGAGAAAAAAAGACAATGTGCGGGCACCCGGAATGAAATATCGTCACTACTCTCCGGATACCGACGTTGAGCTTGTGGAAGGCTCCAGTGCTGTCATGCAAGCGCGAATAGACGAGGCGAGAATGCACGGGAAAAGGGCAGCAGCCGCGATCACTTCGGATCGCGCGGACAAAATTTCGGCAGACAGGATATTAGTCTTAGGTGACGGGACGGATCTGCAAACCATCTCATCACATTTATACGATCATTTGAGAGCTGTGGACAAAATGGATGTGGATGTGTTGTTTGTGCAAACATTTACGGAAACAGGCCTCGGCAAAGCGATTATGAACCGGTTGTACAAGGCTGCTAACCCATAA
- the rpiB gene encoding ribose 5-phosphate isomerase B: MKIIIGSDHAGWALKKEIFPLLENLGIEYKDVGTNGSESVDYPDYAKPVAEQVSAGDYDLGILICGTGIGMSMTANKVPGIRCALANDVFSAEMSRLHNQANVLAIGERVIGPGLAKAIVEKWVSTEFEGGRHANRVEKVMETEQ, from the coding sequence ATGAAAATTATTATCGGCTCAGATCATGCGGGATGGGCGTTGAAAAAAGAAATTTTCCCTTTGTTGGAGAATTTAGGGATAGAATATAAAGATGTTGGCACAAACGGATCTGAAAGTGTGGACTATCCGGATTATGCAAAACCTGTAGCAGAGCAGGTATCGGCTGGAGACTACGATTTGGGCATCCTCATTTGCGGCACCGGAATCGGGATGTCCATGACGGCGAACAAAGTTCCCGGGATCCGATGTGCACTTGCAAACGATGTATTCAGTGCGGAAATGTCCCGGCTGCATAATCAAGCAAATGTGCTCGCGATAGGCGAGAGAGTCATCGGACCCGGCTTGGCAAAAGCCATTGTGGAAAAATGGGTCTCCACTGAATTTGAAGGGGGCCGCCATGCAAACAGAGTGGAGAAAGTGATGGAAACCGAGCAATAG
- a CDS encoding stage II sporulation protein R: MKSAIIYVFIGLFLVVGNWESQQQHWQEEDPVPEDSIRLRIFSHDDSLLQQEIKREVRDEVAIYSAEHMDDVPTKEEAREVFDAHLEIIEKKAEEVVHAYDASMPVDVSLEKEVEFPTRVYGPLVYPAGDYEALVIDIGDGEGENWWCVLFPPLCLSDLGIGEEEEETDQEEKEEDIEEEPEFSFFLAEVWDGWFGA, translated from the coding sequence ATGAAATCAGCTATTATTTATGTTTTTATCGGTTTATTTTTGGTTGTGGGGAATTGGGAAAGCCAGCAACAGCATTGGCAAGAAGAGGATCCGGTACCGGAAGATTCGATTCGGCTGCGGATTTTTTCCCATGATGATTCATTGCTGCAACAGGAAATCAAGCGGGAAGTGCGAGATGAAGTGGCCATTTACAGTGCCGAGCACATGGATGATGTGCCGACAAAAGAAGAAGCGCGAGAAGTATTCGACGCACATTTGGAGATCATAGAAAAAAAAGCTGAAGAAGTGGTTCACGCGTATGACGCTTCGATGCCTGTGGATGTGTCATTGGAAAAAGAAGTGGAATTTCCTACCCGTGTGTATGGCCCGCTCGTTTACCCGGCCGGGGATTACGAAGCGTTGGTCATTGATATCGGCGACGGGGAGGGCGAAAACTGGTGGTGCGTACTTTTTCCGCCCCTTTGTTTATCGGACCTTGGCATCGGGGAAGAAGAGGAAGAGACGGATCAAGAAGAAAAGGAAGAAGATATCGAAGAAGAGCCTGAGTTTTCGTTTTTTCTTGCCGAAGTTTGGGATGGCTGGTTCGGAGCGTAG
- the glyA gene encoding serine hydroxymethyltransferase codes for MENVKQQDPEIFAAIEDELSRQKNKIELIASENFTSEAVMEAQGSVLTNKYAEGYPGRRYYGGCEYVDVAENLARDRAKELFGAEHANVQAHSGAQANMGVYSAVLEHGDTVLGMNLSHGGHLTHGSPVNFSGIQYNFVEYGVNEDDQRINYEKVLEAAREHSPKMIVAGASAYPREIDFKKFREIADEVGAYLMVDMAHIAGLVAAGKHQNPVPHAQFVTTTTHKTLRGPRGGLILCEEAFAKKINKAVFPGLQGGPLMHVIAAKAVSFKEALEPSFATYAGQIIKNAKRLGEALQKEGIDLVSDGTDNHLLLLDLQSLDLTGKAAEKALDDVGLTANKNAVPFDPEGPFVTSGIRLGTAAVTTRGFKEEEMDEIGALFGLVLKNMDDDAKQQEARERVGALTNKYPLYA; via the coding sequence ATGGAAAACGTTAAGCAACAAGATCCGGAAATTTTTGCCGCTATTGAAGACGAACTATCTCGGCAAAAAAATAAAATTGAGCTGATCGCATCCGAAAACTTTACAAGTGAAGCAGTCATGGAAGCCCAAGGCTCGGTCTTGACGAATAAATACGCGGAGGGTTATCCGGGGCGCCGTTATTATGGCGGATGCGAGTACGTGGATGTGGCAGAGAATTTGGCGCGGGATCGTGCAAAAGAACTTTTCGGTGCCGAGCATGCCAATGTCCAAGCCCACTCCGGTGCTCAAGCAAACATGGGGGTTTATTCTGCTGTTTTGGAACACGGTGATACCGTGCTTGGCATGAATTTGTCCCATGGCGGGCATTTGACGCACGGGAGTCCTGTTAATTTTAGCGGAATCCAATACAATTTTGTGGAATACGGCGTGAATGAAGATGATCAGCGCATTAATTACGAGAAAGTACTCGAGGCTGCCCGTGAACATTCGCCAAAAATGATTGTCGCCGGTGCTTCCGCGTACCCTCGGGAGATTGATTTCAAGAAGTTTCGTGAAATTGCCGACGAAGTAGGCGCATATCTCATGGTCGATATGGCCCATATCGCAGGTTTAGTTGCCGCAGGCAAACATCAGAACCCTGTTCCTCACGCCCAATTCGTCACAACGACGACACATAAAACATTGCGCGGTCCTCGGGGCGGCCTGATTTTATGTGAAGAAGCATTCGCGAAGAAAATCAATAAGGCTGTGTTCCCCGGTCTCCAGGGCGGCCCGCTCATGCACGTGATTGCTGCCAAAGCTGTTTCTTTTAAGGAAGCACTCGAGCCTTCTTTTGCCACGTATGCAGGTCAAATTATAAAGAATGCCAAACGATTGGGTGAAGCTTTGCAAAAAGAAGGCATCGATCTCGTGTCCGACGGGACGGATAATCACCTCTTGCTATTGGACTTGCAAAGCCTGGATTTGACAGGAAAAGCAGCGGAAAAAGCATTGGATGATGTAGGTTTGACGGCAAATAAAAACGCAGTTCCATTCGATCCGGAAGGCCCGTTTGTGACGAGCGGTATTCGACTTGGGACAGCGGCGGTTACGACACGTGGTTTTAAAGAGGAAGAGATGGATGAAATTGGCGCGTTGTTTGGCTTAGTGTTAAAAAATATGGATGATGACGCGAAACAACAAGAAGCCCGTGAGCGTGTGGGCGCTTTGACAAATAAGTATCCTTTATATGCATAA